The stretch of DNA GTGCCAAAATGGCATAGACAATATTTGAATAAACATCCATGTATTTAACAATATCTTCCCACGAAGCCCCAACTGCCGCGCCAATATTAACAAGAATCACATTCCAAATCGTTGTTCCGAGTGTTGTGAAAATCAGGAATAACCATATATTCATATGTGACATTCCAGCAGGGATCGAGATTAGACTTCTAATTAAAGGAACTAATCGACAGAAAAAAACAGTCCAAACGCCGTATTTATTAAACCAATCTTCTGCCTTATGAATGTCTTTTTTAGTTAATCGAAGAATATGGCCCCATTTTTCAATGATTCTTTCCATTCTTTCCACATCAATTAGTCGGCCAATGCCGTAAAGAATAACCGCTCCTCCAACAGAACCAATGGTTGAAAATACGACGACCCCCGTTATACTTAAATCTGTTGTCGTCGTCATAAAGCCTCCAAAAGTTAGTATAACCTCAGAGGGGATGGGCGGAAAGATATTTTCTAAAGCGATTAATAGCATAATACCTATATATCCGAATTGGTTCATTATATCTGTAATCCAGTTTTCCATTATATATGCTCCTATTAAAAGTCTATTTTGAAGCTTTCTTTCAATCATACTGCACTATTATATCATTTATGCAGTCTTCTGAAAAAGTTAGAAGTCCTAATTTTTATCCAGCTGTATTTTAAATCGTGCAGCTGAACATTTCCCTCGAGAGTTCCAATTTTATTTTCTCCTTAGGCCATTATCAACACTGAGCTTTAACATAGCCTCTCCTTAAATAAACCGAGCAACCATATCTACTGTTTTATTCCAGTCTAGTATGGATCTTTGCAACAGTTTCAAGCCATCTTCTGTAACCGTATAGTATTTACGCCGGCCTCCATGACTTTCATTTCCCCAGGAGGAAGATATTGCTTGTTGTTTCTCTAATCGTTTCAATGATAAATATAGGGTAGCTTCTTGAATTTCAAATGTTCCTTCTGTTCTTTTCTTTATCGCCTTTGATATTTCATATCCATAATTTTCTTTTTCCTTAAGAATAGAAAGAATAAGAAGGTCAATTGTCCCTTTTAACATCTCTTTGTTCAAAATCATGACCTCCAGCATTATTACTTAAAATAATTAAGCAATTGTAATGATAAATTAAATTACTTAAATTAACAAGGTACTTTATGTAGAAAAAATAGTTAAATACATGGCTATGTTAAACTTCCCTGTTGATTTCCACTGCAGGCACTCGCTTTCCGCGGGCGGTCCGAAAGCCTCCTCGTCGCTATCGCTCCTGTGGGGTCTTCCTTAGACTCGCTTCTCCCGTAGGAGTCTCGCGCCTTCCGCTCCAATCAACAACAAAATAGTATATCAACACTGGTCTTTAACACAGCCTAATACATAAACGATGATTTAGAATTTGATTATAATAGAGTTTTCACTTGTGTGAAAGTTTTTGAGCCCACTCTTTCCATATTGAACTTTTATTTTATGTGTGATATGCTCAAGCCAACAACTTAGGAAATGCAGTAACTGACGACAATAGTGGAATTGACCACATGGAAACTGCATTTTATATCGTCGGGTCGTCTGGGCAGAGATAGGGATAATATATCCCTATCTCTTTTATTATTTTTAGGAGGTATTTTTTATGGAAAAAGTTATTCTAGATGGGAAGCTTGTTGCAAAAAAAATAACAGATACATTGAAAGAACGAGTAACTAGTTTAAAGTCAAAAGGAATTACTCCTTGTCTTGCTACAATTTTGGTAGGGGATGATCCCTCATCAGAAACTTATGTAAAAATGAAAGGCAATGCATGTGAAAGAATTGGAATTCAATCCTTGCGTATTCATCTCCCAAAAGAAACAGAAACAAAGAAACTATTAGAAACCATTGAAAAACTAAATCTGGATCCATCCATTCACGGGATTCTTCTTCAACATCCAGTTCCTTCACATATTGACGAACGCAAAGCTTTCGAAGCTATTGATATAAAGAAAGATGTGGATGGAGTGACAAGCACAGGTTATGGACAAACTGCTTTTGGTTTTGGAACATATCCTTCCTGTACTCCAGCAGCTATCATGGAAATCATAAAACATTATAATATTCACATTGACGGGAAACATGCAGTCGTTATCGGGAGAAGCCCAATTTTAGGCAAGCCTGTATCAGCTTTACTTTTAAATGAAAATGCAACAGTCACTACTTGTCATTCACACACTACAAATTTACCTGAAATCGTAAAACAAGCTGATATTGTTGTAGCAGCCGTAGGAAAACCTAATTTTATTCAAGGGGATTGGGTAAAAAAAGGAGCAGTCATCCTAGATGCAGGTTATAACAAAGGAAACATCGGTGACGTTGATTATGAGGCATGTTATGAAAATGCCAGTGCCATTACCCCTGTTCCTGGAGGAGTTGGTCCAGTAACTATATCTATGTTATTAAAACATACGGTCGATGCAGCAGAAAAATCAATGAATATCCCGTCTCTTTAATGTTAAAATTTGAGCCGAGCTTTTTTTCATCGCTCGGCTCTTACATTTTAAAAATGAGAAGTTTGACTCCGTTATGGAATCAAGCCTCCAATACTTATCCTGCTACTTTCTTCGCAAATTGGCTGTTGTAAAGATCAGCATAGAAGCCATTTTCCTCTAAAAGCTCTTCATGTGTACCTTGTTCAATTACCTTCCCTTGATCCATGACTAAGATTAAATCAGCGTCCCGAATTGTTGAGAGGCGATGGGCAATAACGAAGCTTGTTCTTCCTTCCATTAATCTGTTCATTGCTTGTTGAATAAGCGCCTCTGTTCGTGTATCGACACTTGAGGTTGCTTCATCAAGGATCATAATTGGAGGATCAGCAAGTACTGCCCGAGCTATAGTCAAAAGTTGCTTTTGTCCTTGAGAAATATTGGATGCTTCCTCATTTAAGACAGTATCATATCCATCTGGTAGCGTTCGGATAAAATGATCTGCACGTGCTGTCTTTGCAGCTGAGATAATTTCATCGTCTGTCACACCTTTTTTGCCATAAGCTAAGTTTGCCTTAATCGTTCCATTAAAGAGCCATGTGTCTTGAAGCACCATTCCAAAGGTAGAACGCAGATCTTCGCGAGACATATCACGTGTGTCGAATCCATCAATCGTGATTTTCCCGCCATTTATTTCATAAAACCGCATTAATAAATTAATGAGCGTCGTTTTTCCGGCTCCAGTTGGCCCAACAATAGCGACTGTCTGTCCTGGGAGAACTTTAATATTCATATCTTCTATTAATAATTCATCTCCATACCCAAAATCGACATGCTCAAATGCAACTGCACCCTTTGAACGCTGTAGAGTAACGGTATTCGATTCTTGAACTTCTTCCTCTTCATCTAGCAATTCGAAAACCCGCTCTGCTGCAGCGACAGTTGCCTGAATGATGTTTGCGATGTTTGCTGTTTGTGCAATCGGCTGTGTAAATTGACGCGAATACGTAATAAACGCTTGAATATCACCGATAGAAATTGCCCGGTTTGTAACTAAAATACCACCAACAATACAAATTAAAACATAGCCTAAATTACCGACAAAAGACATCATCGGCATGATGACACCCGAAATAAATTGAGCTTTACGGCCTGCATCATATAACTCTTCATTCACTTTATCAAATTCAGCAATGGCCTTTTTCTCATGACCAAACGCTTTTACGACTTGGTGACCGGTATACATTTCTTCAATATGTCCATTTAATTCCCCAAGTGTTCGCTGTTGATTAGCAAAGTGTTTTTGTGACTTTTTCAAAAATGGTCTTATCACAAAAATTGATAGCGGGAGTGTGACAATTGAAATCAGCGTTAATATCGGACTGATGGTGAGCATCATGATGATAATTCCTACGATTGTTACGATCGATGTAATGAACTGTGTCATACTTTGCTGCAGTGTACTGCCGATTGTATCAATATCATTTGTTACACGGCTTAATATTTCCCCATTTGGACGACCATCGAAATATTTTAGCGGCAGTTTTTCAAGCTTTTCATTTACATCTTCCCTTAAAGTATAGACCGTCTTTTGGGCTACACCAGCCATGATGTACTGCTGAATATAGCTAAAGATGCTGCTAGTTACATATAAGCCTGCTAAAAGAAGTAACAACCTGCCAATTGCATCGAAGTCAATTCCTGCGCCTGGTACTCCCGTGAGCTTTCCGTATGCACCTTCAAAAAGTTCAGTCAGCGCATTCCCCATGATCTTCGGTCCAGCAATCATAAAAACAGTACTCATGATAGCTGCAAAAAACACAGCTATTAACTGATTACGTCGTGGTTTCAAATAACTGAGAAGACGACGTAAAGTTCCTTTAAAATCTTTCGCCTTCTGACCAGCCACCATCATATTTCCCTGTCCCATTAGCCCTCCGCCATGAGATTGCGATTTCTTATCTTTACTCATGCAATTTCCTCCTCTGAGAGCTGGGATTCAACAATTTCACGGTAGACAGCATTGTTTTCAAGCAATTCTGCGTGTGTTCCGATTCCGGCAATTTCCCCTTTATCTAACACAATGATTCGATCTGCTTCGATAACAGTGCTGACCCGTTGTGCAACAAGCAAAACCGTTGCATCCTTGGTCTCATCCTTTAATGCTGCGCGTAATTTTGCATCTGTTTTATAATCAAGAGCTGAAAAGCTGTCATCAAAAATGTAAATATCCGGTTTTCTAACGAGAGCTCTTGCAATCGATAAGCGCTGTTTTTGCCCTCCAGAAACATTTGAACCACCTTGTGAGATGATAGAATCATAACCATTCTCCATTTTGCTAATGAAATCTTCGGCTTGCGCAATTCGTGCTGCATGCTCGATTTCGTCCTGAGTTGCATCTTCCTTCCCAAAACGAATATTTTCGGCAATTGTCCCTGTAAAAAGTAATGCCTTTTGTGGAACAAAGCCAATTTTTGAACGAATTTCCTCTTTAGAAGCATCCAGTACATTAATTCCGTTTACGCGAATCACACCGCTTGAAATATCATAAAAACGAGGTACTAAATTCACAAGAGTTGACTTCCCAGCACCAGTTCCGCCAATAATCGCAGTTACTTCTCCTGATCTAGCTTGAAAACTTATATCAGATAGGGCAGGTTCCTCCGCTCCCGGATAATGAAAGGTGACATGCTCAAATTCAAGCGTACCGCGACTGCGGTCTGCTTTATCCGTTCCCTCATTGGAGGTTATAGGCTTCATTTCAAGCACTTCATTAATTCGCTTTGCCGAAACAGCAGCTCGTGGGATCATAACAAACATCATTGATGCCATGACAAGAGCAAACATGATTTGCATCACGTATTGAATGAAAGCCATCAAATCCCCTATCTGCATCCCGCCATTATCAATACGAATACCGCCTAACCAAATGACTGCAACGACTGTTAAATTCATGACGAGCATCATAATCGGCATCATAAATGCTATGACTTTATTGACTTTAATCGATACATCTGTTAAATCCTTATTAGCCTTCTGCAGCCGATCTTTTTCTTGTTTCTCCCGATTAAAAGCACGAATTACACGAATACCTGTTAAGTTTTCACGTAAAACAAGATTTAACTGATCAAGTCGTTTTTGAACCAATTTAAAAAGAGGCATGGCTTTTTTCATAATAAGAAGGATTGAACCAATCAATATTGGTATTGTTGCTACAATGATTAATGATAGCTTTGCATCCTTCGAAACGGCCATCATAACTCCACCAATAAACATAATCGGAGCACTCACAACGAAACGAAGCATCATGATAACGACTTGCTGTATTTGGGTGATATCATTCGTTGTTCTTGTAATGAGTGAAGCTGTTCCAACCTTATCAAAATCCTGGAGCGAAAAATTCTCCACATGTGTAAAAACCTTCCGACGGATATCTTTTCCCAGCCCCATCGCCGCTTTAGAAGAATAATAGCTTGCAGCTACCGATGCACATGCCCCTATTGCAGCAACTAAAAGCATTAATCCTCCAATTTCCCAAATATATGACTTATCTTCTTTTACTACTCCATTGTCAATAATATCTGACATTAAGGTTGGCAAAAATAAATCTGCCATGGACTGTACAAAAACAAGTCCAAATACAGCTAATACAATCCACTTATAAAATGAAAGATTTTTTAAGAGTTTAATCATGTTTGTCTTCTCCATTCTCTTCAGATTCATCTTCTAAAAATGAGGCAATTTGTCGAAGTGAACAAAGTAATTCTTCATATTGCTTAACAGACAGTGTATCTATGGCTGATTCAAAAGCATGGTGTATACTGCCTTCCTTGCGCTTGATTGTTTCATAAAGCGTTTTTCCTTTTTCACTAATAATTAGCTGCATTTCTCTCCTGTTCTCTTTTACAGGGTGACGAATAATCAACCCCGCTTGAACAAGTCCCTCTACTGCCTGGCTTAAAGTGCTCTTTGGAAATTGCATAACCGTACCGAGCTGCTTTTGAGTCATTTCCTTACGTGGCGTCAATGTCATTAATACCGCGTATTGAGGGACAGAAAGGTTATTGTCCGCTGCTGACTTCTGAACGATTCGCCTCATGCTCAAATTCACACGCCACAATGTACGGAATAGCTCCGACGAACGCAAGAATGCTTGATTTTCATATTCCATTATTTTCATCACTCCGTTCACAACAAAACAGTTCTAAAATGAACAATTAAAAAAATTAATGTTTTAAATTTACTCCTATTTTTTATCATAGTCAAGATGAAAATAATGTATTTCTTCTCTTAACCAATTTAGACAGACCAACTAGTCAAATCTGGAAGTAAAAGCGAGTTAATTGTTATAATTAGGAAAAGTTTTTTTATTCTAGGAGGAATAAATGAGTAATATCCCAAACAATATTAAACTAGTCATAGATTCTTATTTTGTTTTACTAGACTCCAAGCTGCCAAATATTTTAGATGCCTATTATATATATGGATCTATTTCATTGGGAGCATTTACAGAGGGTTTTAGCGATATTGACTTTATCGCCATTTTACAGAGGAAACTAACCAATATAGAAATAGTAGAGTTAACAGAAGTTCATAAAGAAATTCAGAAAAGATTCCCTAAAATGATCTTAGATGGGATTTATGTCATGCAAAGTGATTTTGAGTCACTAAGAAACCAAAATTCATGTCTTGAATTTAGAGAGGGGAAATTTCAAGGTTATACACAATTTAATAGAAATTCCATTGATGCTTTTCAACTAAAAAAATATGGAATTGCCATTAAAGGAAGAGCTACTGAAGAATTAAATTACACGGTAAATTGGGATGAGCTTCTTAATGGAATGCATAATAACCTTAATACGTATTGGAAAGATTGGAAAAATAAATGTGAAAAATTCCCTTCAATCCATTATGCAGGTTTATTCTTTAGTCTAAGTTCGATAGAATGGGGAGTTCTCGGTGTTTCACGTCCCTATTATACTTTTCTAGAAAAAGATATTACGTCAAAAGTTGAAGCTGGAGAATATGCATTAAGAACAGTGCCTCCAAGATGGCATAAAATTATTAATGAATCAATGCGGCTGCGTAAAGGAATCACCCAGTCGTATTATACATCTAGAAACGAAAGAAGAAATGACGCTCTACTATATATGGATTTTATTCTTCAAGAGAGCAACAAGCTATTTTCGGATGCAAATATTAAGTAAGTTTTTGTTGTATGATAAATCATTCCATTTATGAATTGTCAGGAGTAAAAACAAAAGAGGCGTCTCTAAGCCGAAATTACGACTTCTGAGACACCCCTTGATTTAGACTTTATTATAAAAAATACATGGATATGATTATTGTCCGTTACATCTTAATTTTCCGCTGCCTCTAACCGATTGGCCTTGGCTATTCGTATCTTATAAATCGCAATCAGCATAATAAACCAAACAGGTGTTATGAATAAGGCAACTCGAGTATCTTCTGCAAGTGCAAGAACAACAAGAATGAAGGCAAGAAAAACAAGAATCAGATAATTGGAAAATGGATAAAGCGGCATTTTAAATTTATTCACTTTCGCTAGATCAGGTCTAGTTTTTCGGTATTTCAAATGACTGATAACTGTAATTCCCCAAATAAAGATGAAGCATACTGTAGAAACACTTGTAATCAGAGTAAATACTCCTTCAGGCATTATATAGTTCAAAACAACAGCAATTAGAATGACAACCGTTGAAAAGAACAATGCATTGGAAGGGACTTTACGTGAAGTAAGTTTTGTCATTGGTATAGGTGCATCTTTATCTTTTGCAAGTGAATATAGCATCCGGCTTGTACTGAAGACGGCACTGTTACATGCCGAAGCTGCGGATGTTAGTACAACAAAATTGACGATACCAGCAGCTGCTGCGATACCAACTGCCACGAATACTTGTACAAATGGACTTTCCATTGGGTTGATGGCGTTCCATGGATAAATACTCATAATGACAATAAGTGCACCAATATAGAAAATTAAAATCCGAATGGGAATATTATTGATAGCTTTTGGGATTACTCTTTCTGGGTCTTCTGTTTCACCTGCTGTTAGTCCGACAAGTTCAATACCAACAAACGCAAACACTACCATCTGGAATGAAAGGATAAAACCTTCTATGCCATTCGGAAACATGCCTCCATGACTCCATAGATTCGTGAAACTTGATGGTCCCGAATTAGTAGAAAATCCTTTAATAATCATGAAAATGCCGATTACAATGAGTGCTAGAATCGCAATGACTTTAATTAATGCGAACCAGAACTCCATTTCCCCAAAAAGTTTTACGGTTGCAAGGTTCATGATTAGCAAAATGACCAATGCAATTAACCCTGGCATCCACTGTGGTACATCTGGAAGCCAAAACTGAGTATAGAGACCAACAGCTGTTAAGTCAGCCATTGCGATTGAAATCCAGCAAAACCAGTAGGTCCAGCCTGTGATAAATGCTGCCATATTACCTAAATAGTCTCTTACGAAGTCAACAAAAGAATGATAATTCAAATTGGATAAGAGCAGTTCTCCGAGTGATCGCATAATTAAAAAGCAAATTACACCTGTAATCATGTAAGCAAATAAAATCGAAGGTCCTGCTAAATGAATCGACTTTCCTGCTCCAAGAAATAAACCTGTTCCGATTGCACCGCCAATAGCGATTAGTTGTACATGTCTGTTTTTTAGACCTCTTGACAAATTTTGCTGCTTCATGTTGATTCACCACTCTCTGTTTTTCTAGGTTGCCTACAACTTTCCTCAAAAGACCAAATAATGTGACAATTTAAAATTAACAACATAATTGAATTTTACCATATTATCTGTAAATTCGACAATAAGAGGGAAGTACTAGGCTCCGAATGAATACATGAAGTGAAACTTTTATCCGTTGTTTTTTTCATCCCCTGCTGACTGCTTGTTGTATGAAAAAGGCTTTACAATAAGCAATTGCTTAATCAAAATAGGAATATCGGCTGCCACAAACTAGAAAATGTTTATACCAAAAAGCTCCTATTGTTCCAATAAATTTAACGCTAATAATAGGTATAATTACTAGTATCATTACCTACTTGAGGAGGAAAAAAAATGACTGACACTGTATTTGTTTATGTTACGTATATCTCAACGACACCCGAAAAGCTGTGGGAAGCTTTGACAAGCAGTGATTTTACTGAAAAATATTTCTTCGGCAGCTCTATTCAATCCGATTGGAAGGAAGGCTCAAGCATTACGTATTCGAGGAATGGACAGGTCACTGACCATGGAATCATCCTAAAGTGCGAGCTGCAACGGATACTTTCCTTTACATGGAATTATGTGTTAGATAAAACCCCTCGTGAGCATCCTTCACAGGTTACTTTTGAATTGAAACCAATGGATTCAACTGTAAAATTAACGCTAAAGCATGAAAATCTATTGCCTTCTGACTTGGTGGATAAGGACGATACCTTCCAAGGATTTAACAATGGATGGCCAGCTATTCTAAGCAACTTGAAAAGCCTTCTTGAAACAGGAAACACCCTGCCTCCCATTTCAATATAAAATCATTGGAGGTTTTCCGCCGCCCCTCAAGTTAACCCTTTGAACATCCAAAAATAAAAAAACGGGTCAGTTCCTACTCCTACAGAAATGTAAGGAACTGACCCTAATCATAATCAATAAAAAAACTGTATCTGTGAAAATCGATCGCCAAGTGTCATCCCGAGACCAAAAAATGCGGATGTCCATATTATTGCAGTGGAGTATGAAAGAAGGGCAAAAACCTTGTATTTCACTCCACTTATTCCAGCAGCAACAGGAACAAGATAACGGACGATCGGAATAAAAAAACCAATACATATCGCAAGATTACCGTATTTATTAAATAGCTTTTCAGCTTTTATGAAATGACGGTTACTTTTTTTCCCTTTTAATCTCAAAAGAATACGTTGACTAAACATCTTGCCGAGTATATAACCAATCGTAACAGCTGTTAATAACCCAGTAAGAATACAAATATAGATTATCCACGGATTCATAACACCCTCATTCGCTAATACTCCACCAGTCAGAATAGTAATTTCGTTTGGAACCGGTATTCCAAACGGACCTAAGCAGAAGGCAAGGAAAAAAATTAAATATCCATACTGATCCACCAGTTGAATAATTGTTTCACTTAACATTTTTCATTCCCACCTTCTCCCTGATGTACGGTAATACTAAAGGAAATATTTAGACGCTTTTGAGGATCATTCTAAAGAAAATCTGCTGAAAAAAAATCCGCCCTTAGGCGGAGATAAACTTCAGACTCATTAATTTATATGCTTGATACTGAGCTAAAATCAACTGTATTACACATAAAGTGAAACTTCCATCAGTGGGGGTTTTTCGACGCACAGGACGTGCTAGTGCCGACGTTGCCACAGGACGTGGCGTTCTTAGTCGGCTTTCATCCCCCACTGATGGTTAGTTGCGGCCCACAGGAAGTGGGTCACACAGACGTTGCCACACGATGTGGCGTTTTTAGTCTGTGTTCATTTTACGGACAGTTGATCCCCCACTTACTCTTCTTTGCATACGCGAATCCTT from Cytobacillus dafuensis encodes:
- a CDS encoding DedA family protein, whose amino-acid sequence is MENWITDIMNQFGYIGIMLLIALENIFPPIPSEVILTFGGFMTTTTDLSITGVVVFSTIGSVGGAVILYGIGRLIDVERMERIIEKWGHILRLTKKDIHKAEDWFNKYGVWTVFFCRLVPLIRSLISIPAGMSHMNIWLFLIFTTLGTTIWNVILVNIGAAVGASWEDIVKYMDVYSNIVYAILALLVVIITILFIKKRFARK
- a CDS encoding PadR family transcriptional regulator, producing MNKEMLKGTIDLLILSILKEKENYGYEISKAIKKRTEGTFEIQEATLYLSLKRLEKQQAISSSWGNESHGGRRKYYTVTEDGLKLLQRSILDWNKTVDMVARFI
- a CDS encoding bifunctional 5,10-methylenetetrahydrofolate dehydrogenase/5,10-methenyltetrahydrofolate cyclohydrolase — encoded protein: MEKVILDGKLVAKKITDTLKERVTSLKSKGITPCLATILVGDDPSSETYVKMKGNACERIGIQSLRIHLPKETETKKLLETIEKLNLDPSIHGILLQHPVPSHIDERKAFEAIDIKKDVDGVTSTGYGQTAFGFGTYPSCTPAAIMEIIKHYNIHIDGKHAVVIGRSPILGKPVSALLLNENATVTTCHSHTTNLPEIVKQADIVVAAVGKPNFIQGDWVKKGAVILDAGYNKGNIGDVDYEACYENASAITPVPGGVGPVTISMLLKHTVDAAEKSMNIPSL
- a CDS encoding ABC transporter ATP-binding protein: MSKDKKSQSHGGGLMGQGNMMVAGQKAKDFKGTLRRLLSYLKPRRNQLIAVFFAAIMSTVFMIAGPKIMGNALTELFEGAYGKLTGVPGAGIDFDAIGRLLLLLAGLYVTSSIFSYIQQYIMAGVAQKTVYTLREDVNEKLEKLPLKYFDGRPNGEILSRVTNDIDTIGSTLQQSMTQFITSIVTIVGIIIMMLTISPILTLISIVTLPLSIFVIRPFLKKSQKHFANQQRTLGELNGHIEEMYTGHQVVKAFGHEKKAIAEFDKVNEELYDAGRKAQFISGVIMPMMSFVGNLGYVLICIVGGILVTNRAISIGDIQAFITYSRQFTQPIAQTANIANIIQATVAAAERVFELLDEEEEVQESNTVTLQRSKGAVAFEHVDFGYGDELLIEDMNIKVLPGQTVAIVGPTGAGKTTLINLLMRFYEINGGKITIDGFDTRDMSREDLRSTFGMVLQDTWLFNGTIKANLAYGKKGVTDDEIISAAKTARADHFIRTLPDGYDTVLNEEASNISQGQKQLLTIARAVLADPPIMILDEATSSVDTRTEALIQQAMNRLMEGRTSFVIAHRLSTIRDADLILVMDQGKVIEQGTHEELLEENGFYADLYNSQFAKKVAG
- a CDS encoding ABC transporter ATP-binding protein yields the protein MIKLLKNLSFYKWIVLAVFGLVFVQSMADLFLPTLMSDIIDNGVVKEDKSYIWEIGGLMLLVAAIGACASVAASYYSSKAAMGLGKDIRRKVFTHVENFSLQDFDKVGTASLITRTTNDITQIQQVVIMMLRFVVSAPIMFIGGVMMAVSKDAKLSLIIVATIPILIGSILLIMKKAMPLFKLVQKRLDQLNLVLRENLTGIRVIRAFNREKQEKDRLQKANKDLTDVSIKVNKVIAFMMPIMMLVMNLTVVAVIWLGGIRIDNGGMQIGDLMAFIQYVMQIMFALVMASMMFVMIPRAAVSAKRINEVLEMKPITSNEGTDKADRSRGTLEFEHVTFHYPGAEEPALSDISFQARSGEVTAIIGGTGAGKSTLVNLVPRFYDISSGVIRVNGINVLDASKEEIRSKIGFVPQKALLFTGTIAENIRFGKEDATQDEIEHAARIAQAEDFISKMENGYDSIISQGGSNVSGGQKQRLSIARALVRKPDIYIFDDSFSALDYKTDAKLRAALKDETKDATVLLVAQRVSTVIEADRIIVLDKGEIAGIGTHAELLENNAVYREIVESQLSEEEIA
- a CDS encoding MarR family winged helix-turn-helix transcriptional regulator; protein product: MEYENQAFLRSSELFRTLWRVNLSMRRIVQKSAADNNLSVPQYAVLMTLTPRKEMTQKQLGTVMQFPKSTLSQAVEGLVQAGLIIRHPVKENRREMQLIISEKGKTLYETIKRKEGSIHHAFESAIDTLSVKQYEELLCSLRQIASFLEDESEENGEDKHD
- a CDS encoding aminoglycoside adenylyltransferase domain-containing protein, with the translated sequence MSNIPNNIKLVIDSYFVLLDSKLPNILDAYYIYGSISLGAFTEGFSDIDFIAILQRKLTNIEIVELTEVHKEIQKRFPKMILDGIYVMQSDFESLRNQNSCLEFREGKFQGYTQFNRNSIDAFQLKKYGIAIKGRATEELNYTVNWDELLNGMHNNLNTYWKDWKNKCEKFPSIHYAGLFFSLSSIEWGVLGVSRPYYTFLEKDITSKVEAGEYALRTVPPRWHKIINESMRLRKGITQSYYTSRNERRNDALLYMDFILQESNKLFSDANIK
- a CDS encoding amino acid permease — translated: MKQQNLSRGLKNRHVQLIAIGGAIGTGLFLGAGKSIHLAGPSILFAYMITGVICFLIMRSLGELLLSNLNYHSFVDFVRDYLGNMAAFITGWTYWFCWISIAMADLTAVGLYTQFWLPDVPQWMPGLIALVILLIMNLATVKLFGEMEFWFALIKVIAILALIVIGIFMIIKGFSTNSGPSSFTNLWSHGGMFPNGIEGFILSFQMVVFAFVGIELVGLTAGETEDPERVIPKAINNIPIRILIFYIGALIVIMSIYPWNAINPMESPFVQVFVAVGIAAAAGIVNFVVLTSAASACNSAVFSTSRMLYSLAKDKDAPIPMTKLTSRKVPSNALFFSTVVILIAVVLNYIMPEGVFTLITSVSTVCFIFIWGITVISHLKYRKTRPDLAKVNKFKMPLYPFSNYLILVFLAFILVVLALAEDTRVALFITPVWFIMLIAIYKIRIAKANRLEAAEN
- a CDS encoding SRPBCC family protein → MTDTVFVYVTYISTTPEKLWEALTSSDFTEKYFFGSSIQSDWKEGSSITYSRNGQVTDHGIILKCELQRILSFTWNYVLDKTPREHPSQVTFELKPMDSTVKLTLKHENLLPSDLVDKDDTFQGFNNGWPAILSNLKSLLETGNTLPPISI
- a CDS encoding DedA family protein gives rise to the protein MLSETIIQLVDQYGYLIFFLAFCLGPFGIPVPNEITILTGGVLANEGVMNPWIIYICILTGLLTAVTIGYILGKMFSQRILLRLKGKKSNRHFIKAEKLFNKYGNLAICIGFFIPIVRYLVPVAAGISGVKYKVFALLSYSTAIIWTSAFFGLGMTLGDRFSQIQFFY